One segment of Chelonia mydas isolate rCheMyd1 chromosome 13, rCheMyd1.pri.v2, whole genome shotgun sequence DNA contains the following:
- the LOC119567875 gene encoding uncharacterized protein LOC119567875 produces MKTYSVWLLTYTASLAGSGGSCSSRQGRPPEGSETVYRDNTQSRHITASKSLCLRVSYNLLQVSAEVCSPRLRLQPTCPSCPSSVGSAAGLEIFETLQMIKCVFLALALAPRALSQLQLVASGPGLGKVSEPLTLTCAVSGVSINTQGHVWYWVWQFPGEELESMGYVYPYIRATRYTPSLQDLITISTDTTSNQVSLQLHPLTAADTATYYCAWRDTVTWKQGAWDKKGASHTRRLPERRHLTLPLRSTQFRCPWKETLCQRHPRSWREAEKEETPALVNGQKRNFVTGVLQFWKPRIWI; encoded by the exons ATGAAGACATACAGTGTCTGGCTACTAACCTACACGGCTTCTCTGGCAGGTTCTGgtggctcctgcagcagcagacAAGGGAGACCGCCAGAGGGCTCCGAGACTGTTTATAGGGACAACACCCAGTCCCGGCACATCACAGCGAGCAAATCTCTGTGTCTGCGTGTGAGCTACAATTTGTTACAGGTGTCGGCAGAGGTTTGCAGCCCGAGGCTCAGACTTCAGCCGACTTGCCCGAGCTGTCCAAGCTCCGTTGGGTCAGCGGCTGGCCTGGAGATATTTGAGACTTTGCAAATGATTAAATGTGTCTTCCTCGCGCTGGCCCTGGCGCCGC GTGCcctttcccagctgcagctggtggCCTCTGGCCCGGGGTTGGGGAAGGTCTCGGAGCCCCTCACACTGACCTGCGCTGTCTCCGGGGTCTCCATCAATACTCAGGGTCATGTCTGGTATTGGGTTTGGCAGTTTCCTGGAGAAGAGTTGGAATCCATGGGATATGTTTATCCATATATCAGGGCCACGCGCTACACCCCATCTCTCCAAGACCTGATCACCATCTCCACAGACACCACCAGCAACCAggtgtccctgcagctccaccCGCTGACAGCTGCGGACACCGCCACCTATTACTGCGCCTGGAGAGACACAGTGACATGGAAACAGGGGGCCTGGGACAAAAAGGGGGCCAGCCACACACGTCGCCTCCCAGAGAGAAGACACCTGACTTTGCCCTTGAGGTCCACCCAATTCCGCTGTCCCTGGAAAGAGACGCTTTGTCAGAGGCACCCACGAAGCtggagagaagcagagaaagaggAAACACCTGCCCTGGTGAATGGGCAGAAGAGAAACTTTGTTACAGGAGTTTTGCAGTTTTGGAAACCACGAATCTGGATCTGA